The sequence CTGCGCGCTGGACCTGCTCATCGTCCTTCTGATGAGCGGCAATGCGCTGGTCGCACCACTGGACGTGCTCTTCGATTTCTCGCCAGTGCTCTTGCGCTCTTTGCAGAACCAGCCGTGCCATGCCGGCGATGTCATTGCCAGCATCCTCAATCAGGTCACTCAAGTGTTGTCGCAGCACCTGTGGGCTTTGAGGCAGAACGATGCCAAACTCGGCCAGCAAACCTCGGATTCGGTTGATGCAGGCAGTGCGCTCTTGTTTGAGCCCTTCACGCAGGCGATGCACGCACAGCATGCCTTGCTGAGCAAGGGTCTTGGGCGGCACGAAATTCATGTGCGGTCTTGAGGCCGCCTCGCAAATCGCTGCTGCATCGTTGGCATCGTTCTTGCCGCTCTTGCCCTGAATACGGTACGGCGCAACGAACTGGGCTGCAATCATCCTGGCGTCCAGGCCTCGATCGCGGAGTTGCCGACACCAGTGATGGGCGCCACTGCAAGCTTCCATCGCGACCAGGCAGCCGGGCGGCAGATCGCAACACCATGCCAGAAATCGGTCACGCTTGAGCATCCGGTTAGTGACCACGTTGCCACTGGCATCCACAGCGTGAACCTGGAAAACATTCTTGGCCAAATCAACGCCGACTCGTGTAATGTTGCTCATGGGACTTCTCCTTCCAATAGTGGTTGCAGATTGACTTTCCAGCACTTCAATCTTGGCACTTTGATGCCGTAACCAGGAAGTGGGAAGTCCCTCGTATTCACATCGATGCCGTGGCTGCGGGGCTCCCCATCATTGGGTTCGATCTCCTCGACAGCTTGGCATCGGTAAAGGTGGGGACGTCCATACCATCTGAATAATTCAGTTTTACGGCGCGACAGGAGAGACATGAAGCTGCCTGAGCATCAGCCGGATGTTGTGGCCCGCACCACACAGCACGGCATGCAGCGCATCGCCAAGCGCGCCCTTGAGTGGATTTCGAGCCAGCCGTCCGTCCGTTTTCATGTGCCCAATGGTCGGCTCAATGGCGCTTCGCCGCTTGATCATCGCCTTCAGGGTCCGGGTGATGCCCCGGCGCTGACCTGAGCGCAGAATCTGCACCCCCTGGACCTGCGCGCCCCGGTAGCCCTTGTCCACGATGGCAATGCCGGGTCTTTTCTCGGCG comes from Polaromonas naphthalenivorans CJ2 and encodes:
- a CDS encoding IS110 family RNA-guided transposase, producing MSNITRVGVDLAKNVFQVHAVDASGNVVTNRMLKRDRFLAWCCDLPPGCLVAMEACSGAHHWCRQLRDRGLDARMIAAQFVAPYRIQGKSGKNDANDAAAICEAASRPHMNFVPPKTLAQQGMLCVHRLREGLKQERTACINRIRGLLAEFGIVLPQSPQVLRQHLSDLIEDAGNDIAGMARLVLQRAQEHWREIEEHVQWCDQRIAAHQKDDEQVQRAAELKGIGPVTASAVVATVGDFKQFKNAAQFGAWLGLTPKQNSSGGKSSLSSITKRGSNYLRGLLIQGAKSVVLVGKHNDDPISQWAQRLRERCGWQKAVVALANKNARILWAVMTKEKRYDAFHVSIPPSAIAATA